Proteins co-encoded in one Pseudomonas beijingensis genomic window:
- a CDS encoding DUF6124 family protein yields MFKPTPNPPDSDPTSKAFDKAADRVLDYYLKPKPSKPEADPGQLFTVVNGVDTESLLANLSETLASATAMLSDLAFDLEGSRRHIALGIHQLIELSGQLANRALDNVEARPST; encoded by the coding sequence ATGTTCAAGCCAACACCGAATCCACCGGATAGCGATCCAACATCAAAAGCGTTCGACAAAGCCGCCGACCGCGTCCTCGATTACTACCTCAAGCCCAAACCCAGCAAACCCGAGGCTGATCCCGGCCAACTCTTCACGGTCGTCAACGGTGTCGACACCGAATCCCTGCTCGCCAACCTCAGCGAAACCCTCGCCTCGGCCACCGCCATGCTCAGCGACCTGGCCTTCGACCTGGAAGGCTCAAGGCGCCACATTGCCCTGGGCATCCACCAATTGATCGAGTTGAGTGGACAGCTGGCAAACCGAGCACTGGACAACGTCGAAGCGCGCCCTTCGACATAG